A DNA window from Candidatus Dadabacteria bacterium contains the following coding sequences:
- a CDS encoding homoserine dehydrogenase: MKNKVNIGLIGAGTVGCGVYEVIRRNRKLIREQTGASLSITRIADIAPSRKRPVKIPRSLFTTDFREITGDPEIDIVIELIGGTTVAAEVALAAVKNGKHVVTANKALLAHRGKEIFSAAGKNGVEVGFEASVAGGIPLIRSLKEGLCANKILSVQGIMNGTSNYILHRMSAEGMPFAAALADAKKEGYAEADPSFDINGTDSAHKLLILIALAWGGLFKINEIAVEGISPVTPADISHAGQFGYAIKPLASAKVSGGVVEAGVYPALVGADSQLAAVDGAFNAVRIEGDAVGPVMFYGMGAGMMPTASAVVSDVVMIACGGGGVAKIAADGGGVKPAPRGSVSSGFYARFEAEDTPGTLGKISTALGKQGISIRSVIQKPGASSKKVPVVIMTRPSPESAMKKAVAEIERHITKTSAVVLRIAEN, encoded by the coding sequence ATGAAAAACAAAGTCAACATCGGCCTCATCGGGGCGGGCACGGTCGGTTGCGGCGTTTACGAAGTCATCCGGCGCAACCGCAAACTGATACGCGAACAGACCGGCGCAAGCCTGTCCATAACCCGCATTGCGGACATCGCGCCCTCAAGAAAGCGTCCCGTCAAAATCCCGCGCTCTCTTTTCACAACGGATTTCCGCGAGATAACGGGCGACCCTGAAATTGACATTGTGATTGAACTCATCGGCGGCACAACCGTGGCGGCGGAGGTCGCCCTTGCGGCGGTCAAAAACGGCAAACATGTTGTTACCGCAAACAAGGCGCTTCTCGCCCACAGGGGAAAGGAAATTTTTTCCGCCGCCGGAAAAAACGGAGTTGAGGTCGGTTTTGAGGCAAGCGTCGCCGGGGGCATTCCGCTGATACGGAGTCTGAAAGAGGGGCTGTGCGCCAACAAAATCCTGTCCGTTCAGGGCATAATGAACGGAACTTCAAACTACATTCTGCACAGAATGTCAGCAGAGGGAATGCCTTTTGCCGCCGCGCTTGCGGACGCAAAAAAAGAGGGATACGCCGAGGCGGACCCGTCTTTTGACATCAACGGGACGGATTCCGCCCACAAGTTGCTTATCCTCATCGCGCTTGCGTGGGGCGGCCTGTTCAAAATAAACGAGATTGCCGTTGAGGGCATATCGCCGGTTACCCCGGCGGACATTTCACACGCGGGACAGTTTGGCTACGCAATCAAGCCGCTTGCCTCGGCAAAAGTTTCGGGCGGCGTTGTGGAGGCGGGCGTTTACCCCGCCCTTGTGGGCGCGGACTCTCAGCTTGCCGCCGTTGACGGCGCGTTTAACGCCGTGCGGATTGAGGGGGATGCGGTGGGCCCCGTGATGTTTTACGGAATGGGGGCGGGAATGATGCCGACCGCGAGCGCGGTGGTGAGCGATGTTGTGATGATTGCGTGCGGCGGGGGCGGCGTTGCGAAAATAGCGGCGGACGGCGGGGGAGTGAAACCGGCCCCGCGCGGCTCGGTTTCAAGCGGATTTTACGCCCGGTTTGAAGCGGAGGACACGCCGGGAACCCTCGGAAAAATCTCAACGGCTTTGGGCAAACAGGGCATCAGCATACGGTCTGTCATTCAGAAACCGGGCGCATCTTCAAAGAAAGTTCCCGTGGTCATCATGACCCGCCCTTCCCCTGAAAGCGCCATGAAAAAGGCGGTCGCGGAGATTGAAAGGCATATAACCAAAACTTCCGCCGTAGTATTGAGAATAGCGGAAAATTAA